Proteins from one Coffea arabica cultivar ET-39 chromosome 8c, Coffea Arabica ET-39 HiFi, whole genome shotgun sequence genomic window:
- the LOC113705249 gene encoding patatin-like protein 2 isoform X2 — MEGAKSSLQNLPPVNENLVTILSIDGGGIRGIIPATILDFLESELQELDGQEARIADYFDVIAGTSTGGLIATMLTAPNEKDRPLFAAKDIKPFYMEHGPKIFPQRSGFRRMIKFCGIQKMIKFVLNFFPGPVYDGKYLHKILKEKLGETRLRKTLTNVVIPTFDVKCLQPIIFSTFEDAKYPLLDARLSDICISTSAAPTYFPAHKFVNEGNPKEFNLIDGGVAANNPTLLAMTHATKQRGDNGPDFSKMKPMDHGRCLVISIGAGSARKEKKFSAEKVNKWNRLGWVLNGSMPPIVEMFAEASQDMVDYHISVTFKAVDSEANYLRIQVCKAAVK, encoded by the exons ATGGAAGGAGCAAAATCTTCTCTTCAAAACCTGCCCCCAGTCAATGAGAATCTAGTAACTATTCTTAGTATTGACGGCGGTGGTATCAGAGGGATCATTCCTGCTACAATTCTTGATTTCCTTGAATCCGAACTTCAG GAGTTGGATGGTCAGGAAGCAAGAATTGCTGATTATTTTGACGTCATTGCGGGAACCAGTACTGGAGGTCTCATAGCAACTATGTTAACTGCACCTAATGAAAAAGATCGTCCTCTTTTTGCTGCAAAAGATATCAAGCCATTTTATATGGAGCATGgccctaaaatattcccacAAAGGAG TGGCTTTCGGCGGATGATCAAATTTTGTGGCATACAGAAGATGATCAAATTCGTGCTGAATTTTTTCCCAGGTCCCGTGTATGATGGAAAATACCTACACAAAATTCTTAAGGAAAAGTTAGGGGAAACTCGGTTACGCAAAACGTTAACCAATGTTGTTATTCCAACATTTGATGTCAAGTGTTTACAGCCCATCATTTTTTCCACGTTTgag GACGCAAAATACCCATTGCTGGATGCCCGGTTGTCTGACATATGCATTAGCACGTCCGCAGCTCCAACCTATTTTCCTGCTCATAAGTTTGTAAATGAAGGAAATCCTAAGGAGTTCAACCTCATTGATGGTGGTGTAGCTGCAAATAATCCG ACCCTACTAGCCATGACACATGCAACCAAACAAAGGGGGGATAATGGTCCagatttctccaaaatgaagCCAATGGACCATGGCCGCTGTCTGGTGATCTCAATTGGCGCAGGATcagcaaggaaagaaaagaaattcagCGCTGAAAAGGTGAACAAATGGAACCGTTTGGGTTGGGTGCTTAACGGGTCTATGCCACCAATAGTAGAGATGTTTGCCGAGGCAAGTCAAGATATGGTGGATTATCATATATCTGTGACTTTCAAAGCTGTTGATTCTGAAGCCAACTATCTTCGTATTCAA GTTTGCAAAGCAGCtgtcaaatga
- the LOC113705249 gene encoding patatin-like protein 2 isoform X1, whose translation MEGAKSSLQNLPPVNENLVTILSIDGGGIRGIIPATILDFLESELQELDGQEARIADYFDVIAGTSTGGLIATMLTAPNEKDRPLFAAKDIKPFYMEHGPKIFPQRSGFRRMIKFCGIQKMIKFVLNFFPGPVYDGKYLHKILKEKLGETRLRKTLTNVVIPTFDVKCLQPIIFSTFEDAKYPLLDARLSDICISTSAAPTYFPAHKFVNEGNPKEFNLIDGGVAANNPTLLAMTHATKQRGDNGPDFSKMKPMDHGRCLVISIGAGSARKEKKFSAEKVNKWNRLGWVLNGSMPPIVEMFAEASQDMVDYHISVTFKAVDSEANYLRIQDDTLKEQTASVDVATKKNMEDLGKIGSKLLEKTVSRVNLLTGQHEEVGGGGTNKEALKRFAKQLSNEKKDRQLKPQTEN comes from the exons ATGGAAGGAGCAAAATCTTCTCTTCAAAACCTGCCCCCAGTCAATGAGAATCTAGTAACTATTCTTAGTATTGACGGCGGTGGTATCAGAGGGATCATTCCTGCTACAATTCTTGATTTCCTTGAATCCGAACTTCAG GAGTTGGATGGTCAGGAAGCAAGAATTGCTGATTATTTTGACGTCATTGCGGGAACCAGTACTGGAGGTCTCATAGCAACTATGTTAACTGCACCTAATGAAAAAGATCGTCCTCTTTTTGCTGCAAAAGATATCAAGCCATTTTATATGGAGCATGgccctaaaatattcccacAAAGGAG TGGCTTTCGGCGGATGATCAAATTTTGTGGCATACAGAAGATGATCAAATTCGTGCTGAATTTTTTCCCAGGTCCCGTGTATGATGGAAAATACCTACACAAAATTCTTAAGGAAAAGTTAGGGGAAACTCGGTTACGCAAAACGTTAACCAATGTTGTTATTCCAACATTTGATGTCAAGTGTTTACAGCCCATCATTTTTTCCACGTTTgag GACGCAAAATACCCATTGCTGGATGCCCGGTTGTCTGACATATGCATTAGCACGTCCGCAGCTCCAACCTATTTTCCTGCTCATAAGTTTGTAAATGAAGGAAATCCTAAGGAGTTCAACCTCATTGATGGTGGTGTAGCTGCAAATAATCCG ACCCTACTAGCCATGACACATGCAACCAAACAAAGGGGGGATAATGGTCCagatttctccaaaatgaagCCAATGGACCATGGCCGCTGTCTGGTGATCTCAATTGGCGCAGGATcagcaaggaaagaaaagaaattcagCGCTGAAAAGGTGAACAAATGGAACCGTTTGGGTTGGGTGCTTAACGGGTCTATGCCACCAATAGTAGAGATGTTTGCCGAGGCAAGTCAAGATATGGTGGATTATCATATATCTGTGACTTTCAAAGCTGTTGATTCTGAAGCCAACTATCTTCGTATTCAA GATGACACATTAAAAGAACAAACCGCCTCAGTTGATGTGGCGACAAAAAAAAACATGGAAGACCTTGGGAAAATTGGTTCAAAATTGCTCGAAAAAACAGTCTCAAGGGTGAATTTGCTCACAGGACAACACGAGGAAGTAGGGGGCGGCGGTACAAACAAGGAGGCTTTGAAAAG GTTTGCAAAGCAGCtgtcaaatgaaaagaaagaccGGCAGCTGAAACCTCAAACCGAAAATTAG